A window from Sceloporus undulatus isolate JIND9_A2432 ecotype Alabama chromosome 8, SceUnd_v1.1, whole genome shotgun sequence encodes these proteins:
- the MED9 gene encoding mediator of RNA polymerase II transcription subunit 9 — protein sequence MAAPGGSGPGPGEPLPAAAPSQAPGVSQGEPQQPLPSSQPQPSSPAETKFQPPPPPPPPPPPQPPSAQAPPGQASTQAPPAAPPGQEEASFLPLVHDIIKCMDKESQDVHQVLNELRTKFVEMRKLIKSMQGIGLSPEQQQLQLQSLREQVKTKSELLQKYKSLCMFEIPKE from the exons ATGGCGGCGCCTGGAGGGTCGGGCCCTGGGCCCGGGGAGCCCCTTCCCGCTGCTGCTCCTTCTCAGGCTCCGGGGGTCTCTCAAGGGGAGCCCCAGCAGCCTCTCCCTTCGTCCCAGCCCCAGCCTTCTTCTCCGGCGGAGACCAAGTTccagccgccgcctcctcctcctccgccgcctcctccgcaGCCTCCTTCGGCCCAGGCTCCTCCGGGACAGGCCTCGACCCAGGCCCCTCCAGCGGCTCCCCCGGGGCAAGAGGAGGCCTCCTTCCTGCCCCTGGTCCACGACATCATCAAGTG TATGGACAAAGAGAGCCAAGATGTCCATCAGGTGCTGAACGAGCTGAGGACCAAATTTGTGGAGATGCGCAAGCTGATCAAGTCAATGCAAGGCATTGGCCTGAGCCctgagcagcagcagctccagctcCAAAGCCTCCGGGAGCAAGTCAAGACCAAGAGCGAACTGCTCCAGAAGTACAAGAGCCTTTGCATGTTTGAGATCCCCAAGGAATAG